Proteins encoded in a region of the Saccharothrix ecbatanensis genome:
- a CDS encoding helix-turn-helix domain-containing protein: protein MTSEDEHPNMREPAFGGHSMAVRRTGLAHARKAAGFTQESFAEAMCVDRSAVARWETGAREPLPHQRAKLARLLKVDMDVLDKLLSPADATPTSAVQRWCAPVSADDDEQDALELVRRINASDVGDETLTRLEAAVDELAIAYPTTPPNVLLGRVRQYLGYVGRLLDARKTLAEHQRLLVVGGWLSLLGATVHIDLNQESAAAARLKTAASLALHTGHDEIRAWVYETEAWHALTDGHHAKALELAQTAKSIAPAGGSIAIQAVAQEGRAFARLGQRREAYAAIQEVQHLAAPLTRPDQPEHHYRYDPDKAVAYTATTLAWVGDPAAEGYVREIIRRLGGGNDPAKWPRRVASANIDLSLALLVNGRLDEACGHTLQAITSGRVVPSNHWRAAEVLRAVEARGLPEAVELREAYEEMCRQ from the coding sequence TTGACCAGCGAGGATGAGCACCCCAACATGCGCGAACCGGCGTTTGGAGGTCACTCGATGGCAGTACGGCGGACCGGTTTGGCCCATGCCCGGAAGGCCGCCGGCTTCACGCAGGAGTCCTTCGCCGAAGCCATGTGCGTCGACCGTTCCGCGGTGGCCCGCTGGGAAACGGGGGCACGCGAACCGCTGCCCCACCAACGTGCAAAGCTTGCGCGCCTGCTCAAGGTGGACATGGACGTGCTGGACAAGCTGCTGTCGCCCGCCGACGCGACTCCGACCTCGGCTGTCCAGCGCTGGTGCGCGCCGGTGTCCGCCGATGACGACGAGCAGGATGCGCTCGAACTCGTGCGACGGATCAATGCCAGCGATGTCGGCGACGAGACGCTGACGCGTCTTGAAGCGGCCGTTGACGAACTGGCGATCGCCTACCCCACAACACCACCGAACGTGTTGCTCGGTCGTGTCCGGCAGTACCTCGGGTACGTCGGCCGCCTGCTTGATGCCCGAAAGACGCTTGCCGAACACCAGCGGCTTCTCGTAGTCGGTGGGTGGTTGTCGTTGCTCGGCGCCACGGTGCACATCGACCTCAACCAGGAGTCCGCAGCCGCAGCACGACTGAAGACCGCGGCCAGTCTTGCGCTGCACACCGGGCATGACGAAATCCGGGCTTGGGTGTACGAAACGGAGGCGTGGCACGCGCTGACGGACGGCCACCACGCCAAGGCGTTGGAACTGGCGCAGACGGCGAAGTCCATCGCCCCAGCCGGCGGCTCGATCGCGATCCAGGCGGTGGCCCAGGAAGGTCGGGCCTTCGCACGGCTGGGACAACGACGTGAGGCATACGCCGCGATACAGGAGGTTCAGCACCTCGCCGCACCGTTGACCAGGCCGGATCAGCCTGAACACCACTACCGCTACGACCCCGACAAAGCCGTGGCCTACACCGCCACCACGCTGGCGTGGGTCGGCGACCCCGCGGCGGAGGGCTACGTGCGCGAGATCATCCGGCGCCTCGGCGGTGGAAACGATCCGGCCAAGTGGCCGCGTCGCGTTGCCTCGGCCAACATCGACCTCTCACTGGCGTTGCTGGTGAACGGCCGACTCGACGAGGCGTGCGGCCACACCTTGCAGGCCATCACTTCCGGTCGCGTGGTGCCTTCGAACCATTGGCGGGCGGCCGAGGTGTTGCGGGCCGTCGAAGCACGAGGGCTGCCGGAGGCCGTGGAGCTGCGTGAGGCGTATGAAGAGATGTGCAGGCAATAA
- a CDS encoding hemolysin family protein, which translates to MDGFGWTIVLVAVLVLLNAVFAGSEMALISLREGQLRALERDERASARTLVRLARDPNRFLATIQIGITLAGFLASATAAVSLAAPLVPVLSFLGGAAGAVAIALVTILLTFLTLVFGELAPKRLAMQYALRWALLVARPLHVLSAASRPAVWALSASTNLVVRLLGGKPDPESEQMSSEELRELVSAQRGLNAEQRMIITGALEIDERRLREVLVPRRSVVTLDAELDIPSARARLAGSGHSRAPVARGGHLDDVVGVVHLRDLLEDDTRLVDVARPPVVFPDSVRVSDALRRFKAERAQLGLVMDEHGAVKGIITLEDLLEEIVGEIMDETDRDVMAVRNAADGSLVVPGKFPVHDLPDLGIELRDPPEGDYATIAGLMLVELGRIPEEPGDRVTVGDWTAEVLKVEHHAITSVRLNRV; encoded by the coding sequence ATGGACGGGTTCGGTTGGACGATCGTGCTGGTGGCGGTGTTGGTGCTGCTCAACGCGGTGTTCGCGGGGAGTGAGATGGCGTTGATCAGCCTGCGCGAGGGGCAGTTGCGGGCACTGGAGCGGGACGAGCGGGCCTCCGCGCGGACGTTGGTGCGGCTGGCCCGCGACCCGAACCGGTTCCTCGCCACCATCCAGATCGGCATCACGCTGGCGGGGTTCCTGGCCTCGGCGACGGCTGCGGTGTCGTTGGCCGCGCCGCTGGTGCCGGTGCTGTCGTTCCTCGGCGGAGCGGCGGGCGCGGTGGCGATCGCGCTGGTCACGATCCTGCTGACGTTCCTGACCCTGGTGTTCGGCGAGCTCGCGCCCAAGCGGCTGGCGATGCAGTACGCGCTGCGGTGGGCACTGCTCGTGGCACGTCCGCTGCACGTCCTTTCCGCCGCGTCACGGCCGGCGGTGTGGGCGTTGAGCGCGTCGACGAACCTGGTGGTCCGGCTGCTCGGCGGCAAACCGGACCCCGAGTCGGAGCAGATGTCGTCGGAGGAGCTGCGCGAGCTCGTGTCCGCCCAGCGCGGTCTCAACGCCGAGCAGCGCATGATCATCACGGGCGCGCTCGAGATCGACGAACGCCGGTTGCGCGAAGTCCTGGTGCCGCGCCGGTCCGTGGTCACGCTGGACGCCGAACTGGACATTCCGTCCGCCCGCGCCCGGCTGGCCGGCTCCGGCCACTCCCGCGCACCCGTCGCCCGGGGCGGGCACCTGGACGACGTCGTGGGCGTCGTCCACCTCCGTGACCTGCTGGAAGACGACACCCGACTGGTCGACGTGGCCCGGCCGCCGGTGGTGTTCCCGGACTCCGTGCGGGTGTCCGACGCGCTGCGCCGGTTCAAGGCCGAACGCGCGCAGCTGGGGCTGGTCATGGACGAGCACGGCGCGGTCAAGGGCATCATCACGCTCGAAGACCTGCTGGAGGAGATCGTCGGCGAGATCATGGACGAGACCGACCGCGACGTGATGGCGGTGCGCAACGCGGCGGACGGGTCGCTGGTGGTGCCCGGCAAGTTCCCCGTGCACGACCTGCCCGACCTGGGTATCGAACTGCGCGACCCGCCCGAGGGCGACTACGCCACCATCGCGGGCCTGATGCTGGTCGAGCTGGGCCGCATCCCGGAGGAGCCGGGCGACCGCGTCACCGTGGGCGACTGGACAGCCGAAGTGCTGAAAGTCGAACACCACGCCATCACGTCCGTGCGCCTGAACAGGGTGTGA
- a CDS encoding bifunctional DNA primase/polymerase: MTSKPDIPSPTKLQAAIEYAALGWPVVPGAIWHDGHFAHPVDERPVTSPCLRPIEEATTDAAVVREWWSAPGLHAPNVFTVTGSELGAFTVAESLVMALADDPWFAALPTPVLTYPNMPIAYFLVRPPLPSVLLSNVARVLDAGVPLPLPPSDLETTPVIWLVTPEQAGNVLMPGDALADLIRSYERKSA, from the coding sequence GTGACCAGTAAGCCGGACATCCCTTCACCCACGAAGTTGCAGGCAGCCATCGAGTACGCCGCGCTCGGTTGGCCGGTCGTCCCCGGAGCGATCTGGCACGACGGACACTTCGCTCACCCGGTTGACGAACGTCCCGTCACCAGCCCCTGCCTCCGGCCGATCGAGGAAGCGACCACCGACGCCGCTGTGGTGCGGGAGTGGTGGTCGGCCCCCGGCTTGCACGCGCCCAACGTCTTCACCGTGACGGGTTCGGAATTGGGCGCGTTCACGGTGGCCGAGTCGCTGGTCATGGCTCTGGCGGACGACCCCTGGTTCGCCGCCCTGCCGACCCCGGTGCTGACTTACCCGAACATGCCGATCGCCTACTTCCTCGTCCGGCCACCACTGCCATCGGTGCTGCTGAGCAATGTGGCGCGGGTGCTGGATGCGGGAGTGCCCCTGCCCTTGCCGCCGAGCGACCTCGAAACCACACCGGTCATCTGGCTGGTCACCCCCGAACAAGCCGGCAACGTCCTGATGCCCGGCGACGCGCTGGCCGACCTCATCCGGAGCTACGAAAGGAAGAGCGCGTGA
- a CDS encoding aminopeptidase P family protein gives MTKPARRDPSKLVDASGFREFVQHGWGPADRAARVTPGASEAAAAHRDRLSAALPGARIAVAAGWAPVRSNDTDHGFRPDSDFSWLTGCSAEGAVLVMRPVAGGHDAELFLRPPAGPDEQDFFANARDGELWIGPVPGLAEWTEALGVRCRPLHELPSALRGRLPAVHATTGVDPLLDALVGADHTASLRTVLAELRRIKDDWEIGQLQAAVDATVLGFADVAAELPTAVKGGGERWLQGTFDRRARTAGNGPGYASIVAAGPHAPVLHWVRNDGPVPEDAVLLLDAGVELDTLYTADITRTLPISGAYSPAQRRVHELIERASVAALAAVRPGAAYRDFHHEAMRVLAEGLHDWGLLPVSVDEALDPDGQHHRRYITCGVGHFLGLDVHDCANSRSTAYHEGTLEVGMALAVEPGLYFHPNDETVPPELRGIGVRLEENVVVTPEGNRVLSSALPNDVAGLEAWVAGAGR, from the coding sequence GTGACCAAACCCGCCCGCCGCGACCCGAGCAAGCTAGTCGACGCCTCCGGGTTCCGCGAGTTCGTCCAGCACGGCTGGGGTCCGGCAGACCGCGCCGCCCGCGTGACGCCCGGCGCCTCCGAAGCCGCCGCCGCGCACCGCGACCGGCTCAGCGCCGCACTGCCCGGCGCGCGCATCGCCGTGGCCGCCGGCTGGGCTCCCGTGCGGTCCAACGACACCGACCACGGGTTCCGCCCGGACAGTGATTTCTCCTGGTTGACGGGCTGTTCCGCGGAGGGCGCGGTGCTCGTGATGCGCCCGGTGGCGGGTGGTCACGACGCCGAGCTGTTCCTGCGCCCGCCGGCCGGGCCGGACGAGCAGGACTTCTTCGCCAACGCCCGTGACGGCGAGCTGTGGATCGGCCCGGTGCCCGGTCTCGCCGAGTGGACCGAGGCCCTGGGCGTGCGCTGCCGTCCGCTGCACGAGCTGCCGTCGGCGCTGCGCGGCAGGCTGCCCGCCGTGCACGCGACCACGGGCGTCGACCCGCTGCTGGACGCGTTGGTGGGCGCGGACCACACCGCGTCGCTGCGGACCGTGCTGGCCGAGCTGCGCCGGATCAAGGACGACTGGGAGATCGGCCAGCTCCAGGCCGCGGTGGACGCCACCGTCCTCGGTTTCGCCGACGTCGCCGCCGAGCTGCCGACCGCGGTCAAGGGCGGTGGCGAACGGTGGTTGCAGGGCACGTTCGACCGTCGCGCCCGGACCGCTGGCAACGGGCCCGGCTACGCCTCGATCGTGGCCGCCGGGCCGCACGCGCCGGTGCTGCACTGGGTGCGCAACGACGGGCCGGTGCCCGAGGACGCGGTGCTGCTGCTGGACGCGGGCGTGGAGCTGGACACCCTCTACACCGCCGACATCACCCGGACGTTGCCGATCTCGGGTGCGTACAGCCCGGCGCAGCGGCGGGTGCACGAGCTGATCGAGCGGGCGTCGGTGGCGGCGTTGGCGGCCGTGCGGCCCGGTGCGGCGTACCGGGACTTCCACCACGAGGCGATGCGGGTGCTCGCCGAGGGCCTGCACGACTGGGGCTTGCTGCCGGTGTCGGTGGACGAGGCGCTGGACCCGGACGGCCAGCACCACCGCCGCTACATCACGTGCGGCGTCGGCCACTTCCTGGGCTTGGACGTGCACGACTGCGCCAACTCCCGCTCCACCGCGTACCACGAGGGCACGCTGGAGGTCGGCATGGCGCTGGCCGTCGAGCCGGGCCTGTACTTCCACCCGAACGACGAGACCGTGCCGCCGGAGCTGCGGGGCATCGGCGTACGGCTGGAGGAGAACGTCGTGGTGACGCCGGAAGGCAACCGGGTGCTGTCGTCGGCGCTGCCGAATGACGTGGCCGGCTTGGAGGCCTGGGTGGCAGGCGCGGGCCGCTAG
- a CDS encoding efflux RND transporter permease subunit yields MSVLARLSLANRSLVGLLSLLVIGFGVFTLPSIKQQLFPSIELPAAVVIAAYPGASPDLVDSQVAEPIQSAVRGVDGVEQVLTRSAESSTTVQVMFTYGTDIDAAVAQMQQAVNRLQPRLPQGVEPTVAQGSTDDIPVIALAATSGDDDIAAAARLRAEVVPGLEAIAGVREATVSGERDRQVTVTVDYAKLGAARVEPQALTAALTTAGAVMPAGTVPDADKTLTVQIGSPVGSVDDLRGLLLASPTGPVKLGDVAKVESVPAAASLLTRTDGEATLGVSVTMAADGNAVEISRQVREKLDEWGEAADSKLTVAFDQGPQVEKAISGLTTEGLLGLLFAVLVILLFLLSVRSTLVTAVSIPLSVVVALIALYTGDLSLNLLTLGALTIAVGRVVDDSIVVLENIKRHLGYGEEKERAVLDGTREVAGAVTASTLTTVAVFLPIAFVGGIAGELFGPFSITVTVALLASLLVSLTIVPVLAFWFLKRPAVPTDPTEAAAARQAALEKEKRSPLQRAYVPVLKFATTRRWVTLLIAVLIFGGTLGLAGSLETNFIDNAGGTALQGTQKLPPGSSLAARDDAARKLEGVLEETDEVETYQITVGTDNRLAAFGFGGNGDTSVRATVREGTDLEALQTRLVEQLKNTTGAGEVEFGAAASGFGSSTIDVLVTAPDAASLRDAADRVQQAVTGTPGVGEVTNDLSVSAPRVQVTVDQAAAAARGLSGQVIGQFAAQALRGVPVAQLPIDGESQQIVLRTGDAPADVDALRALPLPGGVTLGQVASVSVVDGPVQVRRTDGARSATVSAKATGSDLGALTTELTSRLNALDLPSGATHSIGGVSADQAETFADLGLAMLAAIAIVFLIMVATFRSLAQPLILLVSIPFAATGAIGLLLLTGTPLGLPALIGMLMLVGIVVTNAIVLIDLVNQYRRDGMPVREAVIEGGRRRLRPILMTAAATIFALLPMAMGITGEGAFIGKPLAIVVIGGLISSTLLTLVLVPTLYSMVEGRKERRLARKTEQPVEVREPVSV; encoded by the coding sequence ATGTCCGTGCTGGCTCGACTGAGCCTGGCCAACCGCAGTCTCGTCGGGCTGTTGAGCCTGCTCGTGATCGGTTTTGGTGTGTTCACGCTGCCCTCGATCAAGCAGCAGCTGTTCCCGTCCATCGAACTGCCCGCCGCGGTGGTCATCGCGGCCTATCCCGGAGCGTCGCCGGACCTGGTCGACAGCCAGGTCGCCGAGCCGATCCAGTCGGCCGTGCGCGGTGTCGACGGTGTCGAGCAGGTGCTCACCCGGTCCGCGGAGAGCTCCACCACGGTCCAGGTGATGTTCACCTACGGCACCGACATCGACGCCGCCGTGGCCCAGATGCAGCAGGCCGTGAACCGGCTCCAGCCCCGCCTTCCGCAGGGCGTCGAGCCGACCGTCGCGCAGGGCAGCACCGACGACATCCCGGTGATCGCCCTCGCCGCGACGTCCGGTGACGACGACATCGCCGCCGCGGCCCGGCTGCGCGCCGAGGTCGTGCCCGGCCTCGAAGCCATCGCCGGCGTGCGGGAGGCCACGGTCAGCGGTGAACGCGACCGCCAGGTCACCGTCACCGTGGACTACGCCAAGCTCGGCGCCGCCCGGGTCGAGCCGCAGGCGTTGACCGCCGCGCTGACCACGGCGGGCGCCGTCATGCCCGCGGGCACCGTGCCGGACGCCGACAAGACGCTGACCGTGCAGATCGGCAGCCCGGTCGGTTCCGTGGACGACCTGCGCGGGTTGCTGCTCGCCTCACCCACCGGCCCGGTGAAGCTCGGCGACGTGGCGAAGGTCGAATCCGTGCCCGCCGCCGCGAGCCTGCTGACCCGCACCGACGGCGAGGCCACGCTCGGCGTCTCTGTCACCATGGCGGCCGACGGCAACGCGGTGGAGATCTCCCGCCAGGTGCGCGAGAAGCTCGACGAGTGGGGCGAGGCGGCCGACTCCAAGCTCACCGTCGCGTTCGACCAGGGTCCGCAGGTGGAGAAGGCGATCAGCGGCCTGACCACCGAGGGTCTGCTCGGCCTGCTGTTCGCGGTGCTCGTGATCCTGCTGTTCCTGCTGTCGGTGCGGTCCACGTTGGTGACGGCGGTGTCGATCCCGCTGTCCGTGGTGGTCGCGCTGATCGCGCTGTACACGGGTGACCTGTCGCTGAACCTGCTCACCCTCGGCGCGCTCACCATCGCGGTCGGCCGGGTGGTGGACGACTCGATCGTGGTGCTGGAGAACATCAAGCGGCACCTCGGGTACGGCGAGGAGAAGGAACGCGCGGTGCTGGACGGCACGCGTGAAGTGGCGGGCGCGGTGACGGCGTCCACGCTCACGACGGTGGCCGTGTTCCTGCCGATCGCGTTCGTCGGCGGTATCGCGGGTGAGCTGTTCGGGCCGTTCTCGATCACGGTGACGGTGGCGTTGCTGGCGTCCTTGCTGGTGTCGTTGACGATCGTGCCGGTGCTGGCGTTCTGGTTCCTCAAGCGCCCGGCCGTGCCGACCGATCCGACGGAGGCGGCGGCGGCTCGTCAGGCGGCGCTGGAGAAGGAGAAGCGCAGCCCGTTGCAGCGTGCCTACGTGCCGGTGCTCAAGTTTGCCACCACGCGGCGCTGGGTGACGTTGCTGATCGCGGTGCTGATCTTCGGCGGCACGCTCGGGTTGGCCGGTTCGCTGGAGACCAACTTCATCGACAACGCCGGCGGCACCGCGTTGCAGGGCACCCAGAAGCTGCCGCCCGGCAGCAGCCTGGCCGCCCGTGACGACGCGGCGCGCAAGCTCGAAGGCGTGCTGGAGGAGACCGACGAGGTCGAGACGTACCAGATCACCGTCGGGACCGACAACAGGCTGGCTGCCTTCGGATTCGGCGGCAACGGCGACACGAGCGTGCGTGCGACGGTGCGTGAGGGCACGGACCTGGAGGCGTTGCAGACCAGGTTGGTCGAGCAGTTGAAGAACACGACCGGCGCCGGTGAGGTCGAGTTCGGCGCCGCGGCGTCCGGTTTCGGCTCGTCGACGATCGACGTGCTCGTCACCGCGCCGGACGCGGCTTCGCTGCGGGACGCGGCCGACCGCGTGCAGCAGGCCGTCACGGGGACGCCGGGTGTCGGCGAGGTGACCAACGACCTCTCGGTGAGCGCACCGCGGGTGCAGGTGACCGTGGACCAGGCCGCCGCGGCGGCTCGTGGGCTGAGCGGGCAGGTCATCGGTCAGTTCGCGGCGCAGGCGTTGCGTGGTGTGCCGGTGGCGCAGTTGCCGATCGACGGGGAGTCGCAGCAGATCGTGCTGCGGACCGGTGACGCGCCAGCGGACGTGGATGCGTTGCGCGCCTTGCCTTTGCCCGGTGGGGTGACGTTGGGTCAGGTCGCTTCGGTGTCCGTTGTGGACGGTCCGGTGCAGGTGCGGCGGACCGATGGTGCGCGTAGTGCGACCGTGTCGGCGAAGGCCACCGGTTCGGACCTGGGCGCGTTGACCACCGAGTTGACGTCCCGGTTGAACGCTCTGGACCTGCCTTCCGGCGCCACGCACAGCATCGGTGGCGTTTCGGCTGACCAGGCCGAGACGTTCGCCGACCTGGGACTGGCCATGCTGGCCGCGATCGCGATCGTGTTCCTGATCATGGTGGCCACGTTCCGCAGCCTGGCCCAGCCGCTGATCCTGCTGGTGTCCATCCCGTTCGCGGCGACCGGTGCGATCGGCCTGCTGCTGCTCACCGGGACCCCGCTCGGCCTGCCCGCGTTGATCGGCATGCTGATGCTCGTGGGGATCGTGGTGACGAATGCGATTGTGCTGATCGACCTGGTCAACCAGTACCGGCGGGATGGGATGCCGGTGCGGGAGGCGGTGATCGAGGGCGGTCGGCGGCGGCTTCGCCCGATCCTGATGACCGCCGCGGCGACGATCTTCGCGTTGCTGCCGATGGCGATGGGCATCACCGGTGAGGGCGCGTTCATCGGCAAGCCGTTGGCGATCGTGGTGATCGGCGGTCTGATCAGCTCGACGTTGCTCACCCTGGTGCTCGTGCCGACGCTCTACTCGATGGTCGAGGGGCGGAAGGAACGTCGCTTGGCGCGGAAGACCGAGCAGCCGGTGGAGGTTCGGGAGCCGGTCAGCGTCTGA
- a CDS encoding GNAT family N-acetyltransferase — protein MTIRRATAEDVPAIAAMLADDELGALRESLDDLAPYERAFAAIDASDHDVLVVAERDGVVVGTLQLTVLRGLSRRGASRAQIEAVRVASSARGEGLGKRLVRWAVDEAKTRGCAVVQLTSHKSRVDAHRFYLRLGFVQSHEGFKLPLS, from the coding sequence CTGACCATCCGCCGTGCCACCGCCGAGGACGTCCCCGCGATCGCGGCCATGCTCGCCGACGACGAGTTGGGCGCGCTCCGCGAGTCACTTGACGACCTCGCGCCGTACGAGCGGGCGTTCGCGGCCATCGACGCGTCCGACCACGACGTGCTGGTGGTGGCCGAGCGGGACGGCGTGGTGGTGGGCACGCTTCAGCTGACCGTGTTGCGCGGGCTGTCGCGGCGGGGTGCGTCGAGGGCCCAGATCGAGGCCGTGCGGGTCGCCTCGTCGGCACGCGGGGAAGGGCTGGGGAAGCGACTGGTCCGGTGGGCGGTCGACGAGGCGAAGACACGGGGGTGCGCCGTCGTGCAGCTGACCTCCCACAAGAGCCGGGTCGACGCGCACCGCTTCTACCTCCGGCTCGGTTTCGTCCAGTCGCACGAGGGCTTCAAGCTGCCGCTGTCGTAG